In Granulicella tundricola MP5ACTX9, a single genomic region encodes these proteins:
- a CDS encoding replication protein RepA produces MKRTIEPPIIEVVADRPKTKRNPTLERKVAKERLATRLGDIAVARHEGSLGDEYIKLAQAMILCTLPYSETKETRITRQARLGDGSILSVTFSASAPDVPLPFGADRKLLAWLFDRAIRSDSSFIPWTSATEYQRETGLSIGGSGNRDLNKRFMRVAGLVINIQRKADRTKHDITYPIIERSFLPASITGQRASDEGQSSLPEMGDRFGFQLNAGLFEDIRRHHIVLPRKIWLELSGATQVQDLVYWLIFRCYSAASESVIPWAALSEQFPQDKNPRRTRANARQAIRILTTLWPSVQIREVPQGIWVNHTPEAMLEDDVTKGRVRKLGK; encoded by the coding sequence ATGAAGAGAACGATTGAGCCACCAATCATTGAGGTCGTTGCCGACAGACCTAAGACGAAGCGAAACCCAACATTGGAGCGCAAAGTGGCAAAAGAACGCCTCGCCACGAGACTCGGAGATATTGCGGTCGCCAGACATGAGGGGTCGTTGGGCGACGAATACATCAAGCTAGCACAGGCGATGATTCTGTGCACACTCCCTTACAGCGAGACGAAGGAGACGCGGATAACGCGTCAAGCACGTTTAGGCGATGGTTCTATCTTGTCTGTCACGTTCTCCGCGTCAGCACCGGATGTTCCTCTTCCTTTTGGGGCAGATAGAAAGCTTCTTGCATGGCTTTTCGATAGGGCAATTCGTTCAGACTCGTCTTTCATTCCATGGACATCTGCCACCGAATACCAGAGAGAGACGGGTCTATCTATCGGAGGAAGTGGCAATCGCGATCTTAATAAACGGTTTATGCGCGTTGCGGGACTAGTGATCAACATTCAGAGGAAAGCAGACAGAACCAAACACGACATTACGTACCCAATCATCGAGCGATCCTTTTTGCCGGCGTCCATCACGGGACAACGGGCAAGTGATGAGGGTCAGTCAAGTCTCCCGGAGATGGGGGATCGCTTTGGCTTTCAACTTAACGCTGGTCTCTTTGAAGACATCAGAAGACACCACATCGTTCTTCCACGAAAGATCTGGCTTGAGCTCAGCGGCGCAACACAAGTTCAGGATTTGGTCTACTGGTTGATTTTTCGTTGCTACTCCGCCGCAAGTGAAAGTGTCATTCCTTGGGCCGCACTTAGTGAACAGTTCCCTCAGGACAAAAACCCGCGCCGCACCAGGGCCAACGCCCGTCAAGCCATAAGGATACTGACCACGTTGTGGCCTAGTGTCCAAATTAGAGAGGTTCCACAAGGGATTTGGGTTAATCACACTCCCGAGGCCATGCTCGAGGATGACGTCACGAAAGGACGAGTTCGAAAATTGGGAAAGTGA
- a CDS encoding ParA family protein, whose product MHVAVASFKGGVGKTTTAIHIAAYLQTLGPTLLLDGDGTRNATEWATRGEGLPYRIADVRSAVKLARDFEHTVIDTGQRPSDADLKALADGCDLLIIPAVPATMDSDGLRQTIEALVEMKADNYRVLITKAPPPPQAEANNLRNALEKAGIPTFSATIPLLKAFEKAAAAGIIVSAVDDPRAARAWEAYVSTGKEVVAYGNSN is encoded by the coding sequence ATGCATGTAGCAGTTGCCAGTTTTAAGGGTGGGGTCGGAAAGACCACAACGGCGATACACATTGCCGCTTACCTCCAGACGCTAGGCCCCACTTTGCTGCTCGACGGAGATGGTACCCGCAACGCAACTGAATGGGCGACTAGGGGCGAAGGCTTGCCGTACCGGATTGCCGACGTTCGTTCAGCCGTGAAACTTGCCCGCGACTTTGAGCACACGGTGATCGACACGGGCCAGCGACCGAGCGATGCGGACCTCAAAGCTCTCGCAGACGGGTGCGACCTCCTTATAATCCCTGCTGTCCCTGCAACGATGGACAGCGACGGTCTTCGGCAGACCATCGAGGCTCTGGTAGAGATGAAGGCTGATAACTATCGCGTCCTCATCACCAAAGCACCACCACCACCTCAGGCGGAAGCGAACAACCTGCGCAATGCGTTGGAGAAGGCCGGGATCCCGACCTTCAGCGCCACCATTCCCTTACTGAAGGCGTTTGAGAAGGCAGCGGCGGCAGGCATAATCGTCTCCGCTGTAGATGACCCACGCGCGGCTCGCGCCTGGGAAGCGTATGTCTCTACCGGAAAGGAAGTCGTAGCGTATGGCAACAGCAACTAA
- a CDS encoding SOS response-associated peptidase family protein, producing MSVQQQTEDRGILSGESATRGVPIPDVDYNVCAGHLQPIIQQSRESNKRELVIPRWGLVAFYTKELSDIKDPSTIKTRAESTTKDPTYLA from the coding sequence ATGTCCGTCCAGCAACAAACAGAAGATCGCGGAATACTTTCAGGCGAATCCGCAACCCGAGGAGTCCCGATACCGGATGTGGATTACAACGTTTGCGCCGGCCACCTCCAGCCAATCATCCAACAGAGCAGGGAATCAAACAAACGAGAGCTGGTGATTCCTCGCTGGGGTCTTGTCGCCTTCTACACCAAAGAGCTAAGCGATATTAAGGACCCTTCTACCATCAAAACTCGAGCCGAGTCGACCACCAAGGACCCTACCTACCTAGCGTGA
- a CDS encoding transposase, whose translation MEEAPSLRDYSCDLEAGKVVDLLPDRASETLADWLRKHLGTRIISRDRASSYAEAAQKAAPQAIQIADRWHLLNNLSEALRSTLEPHRRVMAQAAQSQPFDSTEPVTTLQVSASPSRTTKQKNRERRYGLYQQVKDLIEVGVNQSDVARQLDISLRTMQRWVQAGTFPERTPLCYPHSVDPYADYLDQRLLQGCRNVSQLCENCNSRDTVASSAVSGTGSRNIEEMTREMKLKS comes from the coding sequence ATGGAAGAAGCGCCATCGCTACGGGACTATTCTTGCGATCTGGAAGCGGGCAAGGTCGTAGACCTTCTTCCCGATCGGGCGTCAGAGACGCTAGCTGACTGGCTCAGAAAACACCTGGGAACGCGGATCATCAGCCGTGATCGTGCCAGCTCCTATGCCGAGGCAGCCCAGAAAGCGGCTCCACAGGCGATCCAGATTGCGGATCGGTGGCATCTCCTGAACAACCTGAGTGAGGCACTCAGAAGCACTCTCGAACCCCATCGCCGTGTCATGGCGCAAGCGGCCCAGTCCCAGCCTTTTGACTCGACAGAACCAGTCACAACACTGCAGGTTTCAGCCTCGCCATCCAGGACAACGAAGCAGAAGAACCGCGAGCGTAGGTATGGTCTCTATCAACAAGTAAAGGACCTCATAGAAGTTGGCGTGAATCAGTCCGACGTCGCTCGCCAACTTGACATCAGTCTGCGCACCATGCAGCGATGGGTACAGGCTGGCACGTTCCCTGAGAGGACGCCTCTTTGCTACCCACACTCGGTCGACCCCTACGCAGACTATCTTGATCAACGCCTGCTGCAGGGCTGCCGCAATGTCAGCCAACTTTGCGAGAACTGCAACAGCAGGGATACCGTGGCCAGCTCAGCAGTGTCTGGAACTGGCTCCAGAAACATCGAGGAAATGACAAGAGAAATGAAGTTGAAAAGCTAA
- a CDS encoding RICIN domain-containing protein, translated as MISLQRIVALICLVIGAFSSVAAIAQSQGILAQNLGSGPYTIKSLSNSSVCVDLSGANPTNGTAVQSLSCNGTVAQTWSLAPISTASGTAYQVVASVSGSCVDVSGASQADGAPLLEWPCLGANHSNQLWQMFAFGTSYELVSVNSGKCIDLAAVNSSSATQLQQWTCSGGTDTGQLWNLGVIPPTNTGVPTSPPAPTTGATVDLSTGEQAFQADAFVDSIGINTHITYQDTPYWSAWPTIFTSLEALGVHHIRDGFYSWPVGSAFYTEHQALAKAGIKTDYVFSIDNSTTPLVVQTFANIVQDMESIEAPNECDAGQNCGGGGLAGINNVAAFMNTMSAVGSSLNLPILGPSFTTDAGYAKAGQLGTKMTYNNMHIYFGGRNPGSTGWGGGDAEGNNYGSFAWWMDQAHVDAPSAPIMITETGYMAYTQTNTPYTLPESIEASYVPRTFALAFNHGIKRTYIYELLDEVSSPGYGLLRSDLSPKPAYSAMKNLISLLSDPGTTFTPSKLTYVVSGADESLSHTLLQKRDGSFWLALWLEQSSYNPATNTSTPVASQQVTISISGGLGVKQILQMDNTGAANSITGTGSTVSLPLNDQMALIQIGK; from the coding sequence ATGATTTCCCTTCAGCGAATAGTTGCGCTTATTTGTCTTGTTATTGGAGCATTTTCGTCTGTTGCTGCCATAGCCCAATCTCAGGGCATACTCGCTCAAAACCTCGGATCTGGTCCTTATACGATCAAATCTTTGTCGAATAGCTCTGTGTGTGTGGACCTTTCAGGTGCTAACCCCACGAATGGTACAGCCGTTCAGTCTTTGTCTTGCAATGGTACCGTCGCGCAGACATGGTCACTGGCTCCGATTAGCACGGCATCAGGGACTGCCTACCAGGTGGTCGCATCGGTGAGCGGATCGTGTGTGGACGTATCCGGTGCCTCGCAGGCCGACGGAGCTCCGTTACTTGAGTGGCCGTGCCTCGGTGCGAATCATTCCAATCAACTATGGCAGATGTTTGCCTTCGGGACATCCTATGAGCTCGTCTCCGTAAATAGTGGAAAGTGCATCGACTTGGCTGCGGTGAATTCTTCTAGTGCGACACAGCTGCAGCAGTGGACCTGTAGTGGAGGAACGGACACAGGTCAACTCTGGAACCTTGGAGTCATCCCCCCTACCAACACCGGTGTACCTACCTCTCCACCTGCTCCAACAACAGGAGCAACGGTCGACCTATCTACTGGAGAGCAAGCTTTTCAAGCTGACGCTTTTGTAGACTCGATCGGTATTAATACTCACATTACGTATCAAGATACCCCGTACTGGTCGGCGTGGCCCACAATCTTTACCAGTCTTGAAGCTCTTGGCGTTCATCATATTAGGGATGGTTTCTATAGCTGGCCAGTTGGCTCTGCTTTCTATACGGAACATCAGGCACTCGCGAAGGCCGGAATCAAGACTGACTATGTTTTCTCTATCGACAACAGCACGACTCCCCTGGTTGTTCAGACGTTTGCAAACATTGTTCAGGACATGGAGAGTATCGAGGCACCGAATGAGTGTGATGCAGGACAAAACTGCGGCGGCGGAGGTCTTGCGGGGATCAACAATGTAGCCGCCTTCATGAACACCATGTCGGCAGTAGGCAGTTCTCTGAATCTGCCAATTCTTGGTCCATCGTTTACCACGGACGCCGGCTATGCAAAAGCAGGGCAGCTCGGCACGAAGATGACATATAACAATATGCATATCTACTTCGGCGGACGGAATCCCGGTTCTACAGGTTGGGGTGGAGGCGACGCTGAAGGTAATAATTACGGCAGCTTTGCCTGGTGGATGGATCAAGCACACGTCGACGCACCGAGCGCTCCTATTATGATTACGGAGACCGGATACATGGCGTATACGCAGACCAACACTCCCTATACTTTGCCAGAGTCCATCGAGGCCTCGTATGTACCGCGAACTTTTGCACTCGCCTTCAATCATGGAATCAAGCGGACCTACATATACGAGCTCTTAGATGAAGTTTCGTCTCCTGGCTATGGTCTGCTGAGATCCGATCTCTCCCCTAAGCCTGCGTATTCGGCGATGAAGAACCTCATCTCTCTCTTGTCCGATCCTGGAACGACTTTCACGCCTAGCAAGCTGACATACGTGGTGAGTGGAGCCGATGAAAGCCTCAGCCATACGCTTCTTCAGAAACGAGACGGATCCTTCTGGTTGGCTTTATGGCTGGAACAGAGCAGCTACAATCCAGCTACGAATACGTCGACACCGGTAGCTTCGCAGCAAGTAACCATTTCAATCAGCGGCGGTCTGGGCGTGAAGCAGATTCTACAGATGGATAATACTGGGGCCGCAAATAGCATTACTGGAACAGGCAGCACGGTTTCCTTACCTTTGAATGATCAGATGGCTCTGATCCAGATTGGTAAATAA
- a CDS encoding glycosyltransferase family 4 protein, translating to MRPTQSVNGLNETFLKSAGPLDLVFYDVNDPEDKRFWAGTAFYIIGGLRKAGNHVHVIGRLAPRLRRLLIAAFYHSYRLTQKLHYHPDRHLALTKLFSAIGTRRLQKYPSADAIITVSAAFSAYLRTSKPIIVLLDATWGQIVETYPYFHSSMQPKHIVASGFKLDQIAFSKPNLHLVMTSQWAAGRAIVDYNIHPARVHILPFGANFREDPARENVERALRNRSGERCSLLFVGREFERKGGPLAVQIAGELRTFGIDVTLHIVGCSPQNLPSFVKVHGLLSKDSVEHLSLLDTLYSESDFFLMPSTAEAQGIVFNEAAAYALPVAASDVGGVSAVVSNGDWGLLLPPGAEAKEYAVWLAALFRDRPRYIRTALRARDDYEKRLSNTAYTRELTKIVQSIVQAHERPALLKDRSIDRSVRY from the coding sequence ATGAGACCCACCCAATCTGTCAACGGACTAAATGAAACATTCCTCAAAAGCGCTGGCCCTCTAGATCTGGTCTTTTACGATGTAAACGATCCGGAGGATAAGCGCTTCTGGGCGGGAACTGCCTTTTACATAATCGGGGGCCTTCGGAAAGCAGGAAACCACGTTCATGTGATTGGAAGACTTGCCCCTCGACTGAGAAGACTGCTCATTGCCGCCTTCTATCATTCTTACAGACTCACACAAAAGCTTCATTACCATCCTGACCGCCACTTAGCTCTTACCAAACTGTTTTCGGCGATTGGCACCAGGAGACTGCAGAAATATCCAAGTGCAGATGCCATAATCACGGTCTCTGCAGCATTTTCCGCGTACCTGCGCACCTCTAAGCCCATAATTGTACTGCTGGACGCGACTTGGGGTCAGATAGTTGAAACCTATCCTTACTTCCACAGTTCCATGCAGCCAAAGCACATTGTAGCTTCGGGCTTTAAATTGGACCAGATCGCGTTCTCGAAACCAAATCTACATTTAGTCATGACTTCACAATGGGCTGCCGGCCGCGCCATCGTCGACTACAATATCCATCCCGCACGTGTTCATATCCTCCCTTTCGGAGCTAATTTTAGGGAAGATCCGGCGCGAGAGAATGTCGAAAGAGCGCTGCGGAATAGGAGCGGCGAGCGATGCAGTTTACTCTTTGTTGGTCGCGAATTTGAACGCAAAGGAGGTCCACTTGCCGTACAAATTGCTGGCGAACTAAGAACGTTCGGCATAGATGTCACTTTGCATATAGTTGGTTGCTCCCCGCAAAATCTCCCAAGCTTCGTTAAGGTCCATGGGCTACTCAGCAAAGATTCTGTGGAACACCTCTCCCTTTTGGATACCCTTTACTCAGAGAGTGATTTTTTTCTCATGCCTTCTACAGCTGAGGCTCAAGGCATCGTTTTCAACGAAGCTGCTGCATACGCTCTACCTGTTGCTGCATCCGACGTCGGAGGGGTTTCTGCTGTAGTTTCCAATGGAGATTGGGGTTTGCTTCTTCCGCCCGGGGCCGAAGCCAAGGAATATGCCGTATGGCTAGCCGCTCTCTTTAGAGATCGTCCCAGGTATATCAGGACAGCCCTTCGCGCTCGCGATGACTATGAGAAAAGATTAAGTAACACCGCTTACACGCGAGAGCTCACGAAGATTGTGCAGAGCATAGTACAGGCACACGAGCGGCCTGCGTTACTAAAGGATCGAAGCATTGATAGATCAGTTCGTTACTAA
- a CDS encoding glycosyltransferase, producing the protein MSNLLSIGVLIASYKRPADLLRCLDSLKSQNCTPDDVVVVLRHDDLESHHALDFYQSANLPIRRVAVHTPGLVAARNTGIEASTTDVVAMIDDDTVPQPEWLCRVVAAFAENPSLGGLGGRDRCFVDGAFDDRQRETVGKLQWFGRTIGNHHLGFGSMREVDLLKGANMSYRRKALEDSRCDTRLRGLGAQSSEDISLCVSVKKNGWKLAYDPLALVHHYAGERSEERHYSGVGRITNVTPFRDFNYNEVVGLWGALTPLGRLAFFVWSLLVGTRVAPGLLQAIRFTPTLRGNAWLRFVVAQQGKMGAFRDLTFALFLSKSKGNTHSS; encoded by the coding sequence ATGTCAAATCTCTTGTCTATAGGCGTCTTAATAGCGTCGTACAAACGTCCGGCTGATCTCTTGCGATGCCTTGATAGTCTAAAGTCCCAAAATTGCACTCCAGACGATGTAGTCGTGGTACTCAGGCACGATGATCTCGAAAGTCATCACGCTCTGGATTTTTATCAGAGTGCGAACTTACCTATACGTCGTGTAGCCGTGCACACTCCGGGTCTTGTGGCGGCACGTAACACAGGTATCGAGGCTTCGACAACTGATGTTGTTGCAATGATTGATGACGACACCGTTCCTCAACCGGAATGGTTGTGCAGAGTTGTCGCCGCTTTCGCTGAGAATCCGTCATTAGGTGGGCTTGGAGGTCGGGACCGTTGTTTTGTTGACGGAGCTTTTGACGATCGACAGCGCGAAACGGTCGGCAAATTGCAATGGTTCGGAAGGACCATTGGAAACCATCATTTGGGATTTGGCAGCATGCGAGAAGTAGATTTACTTAAAGGCGCAAACATGAGCTATCGAAGGAAAGCTCTAGAAGATTCGCGTTGCGATACAAGACTGAGAGGACTAGGGGCACAGTCGAGTGAGGACATCAGCCTATGCGTCTCGGTAAAGAAGAATGGGTGGAAATTGGCCTACGACCCGCTTGCGCTCGTGCACCATTACGCTGGCGAACGAAGTGAAGAGCGCCATTACAGTGGCGTTGGTAGAATCACCAACGTAACGCCCTTTCGTGATTTTAACTATAATGAGGTGGTGGGGCTCTGGGGTGCTTTGACACCACTAGGAAGACTTGCTTTTTTCGTTTGGTCATTACTCGTTGGAACGCGTGTCGCTCCAGGCTTACTTCAAGCTATTCGGTTTACCCCTACACTAAGAGGCAACGCGTGGCTCCGATTCGTGGTAGCTCAGCAAGGAAAAATGGGTGCGTTTCGTGACCTCACCTTTGCCTTGTTCTTGTCTAAATCGAAAGGTAATACTCATTCTTCCTAA
- a CDS encoding acyltransferase family protein, with amino-acid sequence MTSFYSIWPSVVCVVGLLAFASTPLFSVADTAPTLEIKRVRTLDGLRGFLAFAVVFHHIAIYRNFLLDGNWQDSPSRYYTELGPIGVSLFFMITGYLFWFKLCKEKGRPNWHSLYIGRIFRIGPLYIFAVLLAFALDQVHGAPLPIYTQLKPLVSLGAFQYQDPHMFLAGVTWSIKYEWCFYFSLPILALLARYPKVRTPLLTFAASAFAIAATLMPRGDGWKPTNVSIMLLFSLGMLAVPLKDQLTALPDRYASVMSILLCAAAFLPRTTYAPITSILLGVVFLLVSSGASIFGLLTMRAAIRLGDVSYGIYLLQGLALLSLRFTPVRRFALSSSPHFWLIQFVEVTMLAVTAMITHVLIERPGIKLGRKIAGNAPQETPRIG; translated from the coding sequence ATGACGAGCTTTTACTCCATTTGGCCCTCTGTGGTCTGCGTCGTCGGGCTGCTAGCTTTCGCGTCAACCCCTCTGTTTTCGGTGGCAGACACGGCTCCTACCTTAGAGATCAAGCGTGTACGCACTCTTGATGGGCTGAGAGGGTTCCTTGCGTTTGCGGTCGTCTTCCACCACATCGCGATCTACCGTAACTTTCTGCTCGATGGCAACTGGCAGGATTCACCCTCGCGCTACTACACCGAACTCGGGCCAATCGGCGTTTCCTTGTTTTTCATGATCACCGGCTACCTGTTCTGGTTCAAACTCTGCAAAGAGAAAGGTCGTCCTAACTGGCATTCTTTATACATTGGGAGGATCTTCCGTATCGGCCCGCTCTATATATTTGCAGTGCTGCTAGCGTTTGCTCTCGATCAGGTCCATGGCGCACCATTGCCCATCTACACACAACTCAAGCCGCTCGTGAGCCTCGGAGCCTTTCAGTATCAGGACCCGCACATGTTCCTTGCTGGGGTCACGTGGTCGATTAAGTACGAATGGTGCTTCTACTTCAGCCTGCCGATATTGGCTCTCCTGGCGAGGTATCCGAAGGTGCGGACGCCACTCCTTACGTTCGCGGCCTCGGCTTTTGCGATAGCAGCAACTCTCATGCCAAGAGGCGATGGATGGAAACCCACAAACGTGTCTATCATGCTATTGTTTTCGCTCGGGATGCTAGCCGTCCCTCTGAAGGATCAGCTCACGGCACTACCGGATAGGTATGCGTCAGTCATGAGTATCCTTCTGTGCGCTGCGGCCTTCCTGCCCAGGACAACCTACGCACCCATAACGTCTATTCTCCTCGGCGTCGTTTTCCTCCTTGTCTCCTCAGGAGCCAGCATCTTCGGCCTCCTAACGATGAGAGCAGCTATTCGTCTAGGAGACGTTAGCTATGGTATCTATCTGCTACAGGGATTGGCGTTGCTCTCCTTGCGCTTTACGCCGGTGCGAAGATTTGCCTTATCCTCGTCCCCTCATTTCTGGTTGATTCAGTTTGTAGAGGTCACGATGCTGGCGGTCACAGCAATGATTACTCATGTGTTGATCGAAAGACCGGGCATAAAGCTAGGTAGAAAGATTGCGGGGAATGCACCGCAAGAGACACCCCGTATTGGCTAG